Genomic window (Musa acuminata AAA Group cultivar baxijiao chromosome BXJ1-9, Cavendish_Baxijiao_AAA, whole genome shotgun sequence):
GGTGTCGGCGAGTCTACAAGAGATCAGCACTACATAGACTGGAAGCCGCGGCCAGTGAACCGTGACATACCCATGCTACCGTTAAATCCGCTCACCGGAGTATCCTTGGCGCGTCCATTAGGACCATGGGGCGGCCAGTTCTTCATCCCTCCGAGGGCAGGACACGACCACCACCGCCCTGGTTTCGGGTACAACGGCATGAACTGGGGCAGTACCGGTGGAGGTCAGCTTCTTTTCTTTAGATCTTCGATGGCGAGGCCACCGCAGATTGCAGCGCAACGTGACAGCGGCAGCGGCCCGCCCATGGTTCTCAGTTCACCACCACTCGTTCGCAACCAGGCTGAAGCCAAGCGCGTTAGGCTGTTCGGTGTGAACCTCGACTGCCCGGAGTCCAAAGCCGACGAGCATTTAGTCCCTAGTGCTCGATCTCCAAGCGCAGCACAGCTTCAGCCAGCTTCAACGCTCCCCTTCCACCCGCTTCCTCACGGGAGCATGGAGTTCTCGGAAGCTTCGTCATCAACCAACAAGGATCTACACTTACCTTTGGATCTTGGCTTGTGAGAAGCAACAAGAGATCAAGAGACGACAACACCACCATCATCCTCCTGAGGAACTGAATGGATGCTGAACTTGGTGCGAGGAAGGTTTACAAGATtcttttcttgaaatatgcacTTCTACCTGAGAAATGGAAGGATATGGAGGGATGTATCTGCAGTAATATTTCTTTTTCGTGTATTTCTTCTTCTATATAATCTTTGCTTCCAAGTGTACGTATTTTAATTGACATATTGGCTTCATCTAAAACAAACTTTTCAAAATGTAGAACCATGGGAAATTTGCTCAAACAATTTCTTGTTCTTCCAAATTCTCTTATTCTTTATGTCGGGTTATTTCTAAAGTAGTCGACATGCGTTGCGTTGGAATGGAGGACAGACATTGGAGCTTTAAAAGGTTAATCTAAATCCTTCTCCTTCGGTttatcttctctaattcattctgaTTCCGTCTTTGTGTTCTATCAACCATGCATTATGGACATCTTATGTCAGGAGCATACGTATCGCTTTCAATTATTTTCACTTTttatttggagagagagagagagaaaaaaaaaagaggaaacgaAAGCCAGAAAT
Coding sequences:
- the LOC135594306 gene encoding B3 domain-containing protein Os03g0120900-like; the protein is MEFTSGRRDGLYIIGEEKQKDAFTHPSIFALSSSSSSPSTSTAFRWHVRPCDGGAAGDGRRESDFFTEKEHMFDKVVTPSDVGKLNRLVIPKQHAERYFPLDPAAQEKGLLLSFEDRTGKSWRFRYSYWNSSQSYVMTKGWSRFVKEKRLDAGDIVSFGRGVGESTRDQHYIDWKPRPVNRDIPMLPLNPLTGVSLARPLGPWGGQFFIPPRAGHDHHRPGFGYNGMNWGSTGGGQLLFFRSSMARPPQIAAQRDSGSGPPMVLSSPPLVRNQAEAKRVRLFGVNLDCPESKADEHLVPSARSPSAAQLQPASTLPFHPLPHGSMEFSEASSSTNKDLHLPLDLGL